The proteins below come from a single Lepeophtheirus salmonis chromosome 4, UVic_Lsal_1.4, whole genome shotgun sequence genomic window:
- the LOC121116033 gene encoding uncharacterized protein isoform X1 — translation MKYDPEIVGGGSSESTANNPGNNNNHHEALVKGSTPKEHDKENNNLILPMNEDPPPVTPSGSSPPLPSRSHRSPSDFSVHSLLTPSIPTSQHQQSINHSAVPPPHGAGISPPGLSPGLPFPPLPYPGFAGLPGLNPSSFSIPTAFAAAAKLDDMLRTGSAASNGLILPPLPGTVPSSALDEDDGIVDDPKVNLEAKDLWGQFHSHGTEMVITKSGRQMFPQMKFRVSGLDNKSKYILLLDIVAADDYRYKFHNGRWMVAGKADPEMPKRMYIHPDSPSTGEQWMQKVVSFHKLKLTNNISDKHGFTILNSMHKYQPRFHLVRANDILKLPYSTFRTYVFKETSFIGVTAYQNEKITQMKIDHNPFAKGFRDTGAGKSSKKKPGFGSSNSPNRSEEELHLPRSPYHESWSRLGGVIQKKLRAVEDAEESEMRAGNVSMGKDHVQGLLRQGFNPHTYSFADEADDYHSQRSGSAFKQLINPSQSSSSPPSSPFGYPPFVPPGLYPPLQQLLNPGLSSLLAAAASSSSAAAANKNEMNGFGNTSPSGPPPPLLNPLYAQLALAAGHNPLLASAAYAGLNAGGSSALLADRLRASHRSRFSPYSSSPPPVHSSQPPHQSPGLISPKNEVSEKPKNDLLSIENIVNGFKGAAAAAAAASTSGK, via the exons ATGAAATATGATCCGGAAATCGTCGGAGGAGGATCAAGTGAGTCAACGGCCAATAACCCAGGGAACAACAATAACCACCACGAGGCCCTCGTCAAAGGGTCTACTCCCAAAGAACACgacaaagaaaacaataatCTCATACTCCCCATGAACGAAGATCCCCCACCTGTTACCCCCAGTGGCTCATCACCTCCTCTACCGTCACGGAGTCACCGGAGTCCCTCTGACTTTAGTGTCCATTCCTTACTCACCCCATCCATACCAACCAGTCAACACCAGCAATCTATTAACCATTCAGCTGTACCGCCACCACATGGTGCTGGAATTTCTCCTCCGGGACTTTCTCCCGGACTACCTTTTCCTCCATTACCCTACCCCGGATTTGCTGGGCTCCCTGGTCTGAATCCTTCAAGTTTTAGTATACCCACTGCGTTTGCAGCTGCGGCGAAATTGGATGACATGCTTCGCACAGGGAGCGCTGCATCTAATGGACTCATTCTACCACCTCTTCCAGGAACTGTTCCTTCTTCAGCTCTCGATGAGGATGATGGAATTGTAGACGATCCTAAAGTCAATCTAGAGGCCAAAGATTTATGGGGTCAGTTCCATAGTCATGGAACAGAGATGGTGATTACCAAGTCTGGGAg acaaatgttTCCACAAATGAAGTTTCGAGTATCTGGACTCGACAACAAGTCCAAATATATTCTCCTTCTTGACATTGTTGCAGCAGATGACTATCGCTATAAATTCCATAATgg TCGATGGATGGTAGCTGGAAAGGCGGATCCAGAGATGCCCAAACGCATGTATATTCATCCAGACAGTCCTTCCACTGGCGAGCAGTGGATGCAGAAAGTTGTCTCCTTCCACAAGCTGAAATTAACCAATAATATCTCGGATAAACATGGTTTT ACAATCCTCAATTCCATGCACAAGTACCAACCCCGATTTCATTTAGTGAGAGCCAATGATATTCTCAAGTTACCTTACTCCACGTTTCGTACCTATGTCTTCAAAGAGACGTCATTTATTGGTGTTACAGcctatcaaaatgaaaaa ATTACACAAATGAAAATAGATCATAATCCATTTGCCAAAGGATTCCGAGACACTGGAGCAGGAAAGAGTTCAAAAAA GAAGCCTGGTTTTGGTTCATCCAATTCCCCCAATCGTAGTGAAGAAGAACTACATTTACCTCGATCTCCCTATCATGAAAGTTGGAGTCGCCTTGGTGGGGTTATTCAAAAGAAACTCCGAGCTGTGGAAGATGCAGAAGAAAGCGAAATGCGAGCTGGGAATGTTAGTATGGGTAAGGATCATGTGCAAGGTCTTCTTCGGCAAGGATTTAATCCTCATACATATTCATTTGCAGACGAGGCCGATGATTACCATTCTCAGCGCTCCGGCTCAGCCTTCAAACAACTCATAAACCCTTCTCAATCCTCATCATCTCCACCCTCATCTCCTTTCGGCTACCCACCCTTTGTACCCCCTGGACTCTATCCACCCCTACAACAACTTCTAAACCCAGGGCTTAGCAGTCTATTAGCAGCAGCGGCATCTTCATCCTCTGCAGCGGCGGCCAACAAGAATGAAATGAATGGATTCGGCAACACATCACCATCTGGTCCCCCACCCCCGCTTCTCAATCCCCTCTATGCACAACTTGCCCTTGCAGCTGGTCATAATCCCTTACTTGCCTCGGCAGCCTATGCAGGACTGAATGCGGGAGGGAGTTCAGCACTCTTGGCGGATCGACTCCGAGCCAGTCATCGATCTCGATTCTCCCCTTACTCCTCTTCTCCACCTCCAGTCCACTCTTCTCAACCTCCTCATCAGTCACCAGGGCTCATTTCGCCCAAAAACGAAGTGAGTGAGAAGCCCAAAAATGATTTGCTTTCCATTGAGAACATTGTGAATGGGTTCAAAGGAGCTGCTGCAGCGGCGGCGGCTGCTTCTACCTCTGGGAAGTGA
- the LOC121116033 gene encoding uncharacterized protein isoform X2 codes for MKYDPEIVGGGSSESTANNPGNNNNHHEALVKGSTPKEHDKENNNLILPMNEDPPPVTPSGSSPPLPSRSHRSPSDFSVHSLLTPSIPTSQHQQSINHSAVPPPHGAGISPPGLSPGLPFPPLPYPGFAGLPGLNPSSFSIPTAFAAAAKLDDMLRTGSAASNGLILPPLPGTVPSSALDEDDGIVDDPKVNLEAKDLWGQFHSHGTEMVITKSGRQMFPQMKFRVSGLDNKSKYILLLDIVAADDYRYKFHNGRWMVAGKADPEMPKRMYIHPDSPSTGEQWMQKVVSFHKLKLTNNISDKHGFTILNSMHKYQPRFHLVRANDILKLPYSTFRTYVFKETSFIGVTAYQNEKITQMKIDHNPFAKGFRDTGAGKSSKKKPGFGSSNSPNRSEEELHLPRSPYHESWSRLGGVIQKKLRAVEDAEESEMRAGNVSMDEADDYHSQRSGSAFKQLINPSQSSSSPPSSPFGYPPFVPPGLYPPLQQLLNPGLSSLLAAAASSSSAAAANKNEMNGFGNTSPSGPPPPLLNPLYAQLALAAGHNPLLASAAYAGLNAGGSSALLADRLRASHRSRFSPYSSSPPPVHSSQPPHQSPGLISPKNEVSEKPKNDLLSIENIVNGFKGAAAAAAAASTSGK; via the exons ATGAAATATGATCCGGAAATCGTCGGAGGAGGATCAAGTGAGTCAACGGCCAATAACCCAGGGAACAACAATAACCACCACGAGGCCCTCGTCAAAGGGTCTACTCCCAAAGAACACgacaaagaaaacaataatCTCATACTCCCCATGAACGAAGATCCCCCACCTGTTACCCCCAGTGGCTCATCACCTCCTCTACCGTCACGGAGTCACCGGAGTCCCTCTGACTTTAGTGTCCATTCCTTACTCACCCCATCCATACCAACCAGTCAACACCAGCAATCTATTAACCATTCAGCTGTACCGCCACCACATGGTGCTGGAATTTCTCCTCCGGGACTTTCTCCCGGACTACCTTTTCCTCCATTACCCTACCCCGGATTTGCTGGGCTCCCTGGTCTGAATCCTTCAAGTTTTAGTATACCCACTGCGTTTGCAGCTGCGGCGAAATTGGATGACATGCTTCGCACAGGGAGCGCTGCATCTAATGGACTCATTCTACCACCTCTTCCAGGAACTGTTCCTTCTTCAGCTCTCGATGAGGATGATGGAATTGTAGACGATCCTAAAGTCAATCTAGAGGCCAAAGATTTATGGGGTCAGTTCCATAGTCATGGAACAGAGATGGTGATTACCAAGTCTGGGAg acaaatgttTCCACAAATGAAGTTTCGAGTATCTGGACTCGACAACAAGTCCAAATATATTCTCCTTCTTGACATTGTTGCAGCAGATGACTATCGCTATAAATTCCATAATgg TCGATGGATGGTAGCTGGAAAGGCGGATCCAGAGATGCCCAAACGCATGTATATTCATCCAGACAGTCCTTCCACTGGCGAGCAGTGGATGCAGAAAGTTGTCTCCTTCCACAAGCTGAAATTAACCAATAATATCTCGGATAAACATGGTTTT ACAATCCTCAATTCCATGCACAAGTACCAACCCCGATTTCATTTAGTGAGAGCCAATGATATTCTCAAGTTACCTTACTCCACGTTTCGTACCTATGTCTTCAAAGAGACGTCATTTATTGGTGTTACAGcctatcaaaatgaaaaa ATTACACAAATGAAAATAGATCATAATCCATTTGCCAAAGGATTCCGAGACACTGGAGCAGGAAAGAGTTCAAAAAA GAAGCCTGGTTTTGGTTCATCCAATTCCCCCAATCGTAGTGAAGAAGAACTACATTTACCTCGATCTCCCTATCATGAAAGTTGGAGTCGCCTTGGTGGGGTTATTCAAAAGAAACTCCGAGCTGTGGAAGATGCAGAAGAAAGCGAAATGCGAGCTGGGAATGTTAGTATGG ACGAGGCCGATGATTACCATTCTCAGCGCTCCGGCTCAGCCTTCAAACAACTCATAAACCCTTCTCAATCCTCATCATCTCCACCCTCATCTCCTTTCGGCTACCCACCCTTTGTACCCCCTGGACTCTATCCACCCCTACAACAACTTCTAAACCCAGGGCTTAGCAGTCTATTAGCAGCAGCGGCATCTTCATCCTCTGCAGCGGCGGCCAACAAGAATGAAATGAATGGATTCGGCAACACATCACCATCTGGTCCCCCACCCCCGCTTCTCAATCCCCTCTATGCACAACTTGCCCTTGCAGCTGGTCATAATCCCTTACTTGCCTCGGCAGCCTATGCAGGACTGAATGCGGGAGGGAGTTCAGCACTCTTGGCGGATCGACTCCGAGCCAGTCATCGATCTCGATTCTCCCCTTACTCCTCTTCTCCACCTCCAGTCCACTCTTCTCAACCTCCTCATCAGTCACCAGGGCTCATTTCGCCCAAAAACGAAGTGAGTGAGAAGCCCAAAAATGATTTGCTTTCCATTGAGAACATTGTGAATGGGTTCAAAGGAGCTGCTGCAGCGGCGGCGGCTGCTTCTACCTCTGGGAAGTGA